The Thermoclostridium stercorarium subsp. stercorarium DSM 8532 genome contains a region encoding:
- the rpsQ gene encoding 30S ribosomal protein S17 produces the protein MAQRNLRKTRVGRVVSDKMDKTIVVAVENIVRHPLYKKTMKRTLKLKAHDENNICRVGDIVRVMETRPLSKEKRWRLVEIIERAK, from the coding sequence ATGGCTCAGAGAAATTTGAGAAAGACCCGCGTTGGCAGAGTGGTCAGCGATAAAATGGATAAAACCATTGTTGTTGCCGTAGAAAACATCGTAAGACACCCACTTTACAAAAAGACGATGAAGAGAACTCTTAAGCTGAAAGCTCATGATGAGAATAATATCTGCAGGGTTGGCGATATAGTGCGCGTTATGGAAACCAGACCGTTGTCAAAGGAAAAAAGATGGCGCCTGGTTGAAATAATTGAAAGAGCAAAATAA
- the rpmC gene encoding 50S ribosomal protein L29, giving the protein MKASELREKSIAELQQELQELKNELFKLRFQHATNQLDNPMKLKSVKRDIARVKTVIREKELGIKR; this is encoded by the coding sequence ATGAAAGCAAGTGAACTGAGAGAAAAAAGTATTGCTGAATTACAGCAGGAATTACAGGAATTAAAGAATGAACTGTTTAAATTGCGCTTTCAGCATGCAACAAATCAATTGGATAACCCGATGAAACTGAAAAGCGTTAAAAGGGACATAGCCCGTGTGAAGACCGTTATACGGGAAAAGGAACTGGGAATTAAGCGTTAA